GCGGCGGGCTTGAAGAGGGCGAGACGTTCGAGGCCGCGGCCTTGCGCGAGCTCAGGGAAGAGACCGGCCTCTATGTGGATCAGGTGGGATCATCGATCGGCAGCCAGTCTTTCGAATTTCAGCTCTACAATGGCGAGATGGTGCGCGCCGAGGAGCAGTTTTTTGTCGTGCGCACCGAGCGCGGCGCGATCTCCGATAGCGGCTGGACGGATCTGGAACGAGAGGTCATGGCGGATCACCGCTGGTGGTCGACCGAAGAACTGCTTGCCAGTGCCGACGTCATTTTCCCGGATGGTATCGTCGATCTCATGAAGTCGGCAGTCTCGCAGCCTGCACTGCCGATCGCCAGCGCTGGTGACCAAAGGCCCTTGTCGTGACACCACGCGCCCTGTATGCATTCCGCATGACCCGCGTACCGACCCTGTCCGGCCTGTATTACGCGCTGCTCCCATAGAGCGGCGACGGTCATCTATTCGAAACCCGAAACGCCGCACGGTCGGCGGCGCGTGTTTCAGCAGAAGGTCTCCGGCCTGATTGGCCCTCATGGAGACCCTTATGACCATCAATTTCCAGCCTCCCACCAAGCTTCGATCGGAGTTTCTGCGGGTTCTCGCGGAGCGCGGATTCATCCAGCAATGCACTGATCTCGAAGCCCTCGACAACCGGCTCGGCACCGGGATCGCGACAGCCTATAACGGTTTTGACCTCACGGCCGACAGCCTGCATGTCGGGCATCTCATCCCCATCATGATGTTGCGCTGGTTTCAGAAGACCGGCAACAGGCCGATCGCGCTGATGGGCGGGGCCACGACCCGGCTCGGCGATCCGAGCTTTCGCGATACGTCGCGCCCGTTGCTCAGCGAAGAACAGATCGCCGGCAATCTCGCCGGTATCAAACGCATCTTCGAACGGTTCCTGACCTTCGGCGACGGGCCGACCGATGCGCTTATAGTCAACAATGCCGACTGGCTTGGCAGCCTGAGATACCTGGATTTCCTACGTGATGTCGGCCCGCATTTTTCCGTCAACCGGATGCTTA
Above is a genomic segment from Rhizobium viscosum containing:
- a CDS encoding NUDIX hydrolase; translated protein: MRTRPAARLLLLDQFGCVLLFKFVFRSGALAGRQYWATPGGGLEEGETFEAAALRELREETGLYVDQVGSSIGSQSFEFQLYNGEMVRAEEQFFVVRTERGAISDSGWTDLEREVMADHRWWSTEELLASADVIFPDGIVDLMKSAVSQPALPIASAGDQRPLS